One Polaribacter reichenbachii genomic window, AGATATATAACTTATCCTTTTTACTAAATAAATCTGAATTTTCAAACTCACTATTAGATTCTTCTTTTAATAAAGATGAGGCGAGTCGTCTAGATATGATTACTATTTTATTAAATAAGAACATTAATTGTGTATTTTTTTAACCTAAAAATATGCTTAATTAACTTTTAGACGACAAAAAAGATAAAGAGGGTTAAATTTTTTTTATATTTATTATTCAATAAATATAAAAGCGATTAAAAAATAGTATTCTTTTAAAATAGGTTTTAGTCTTTTGTAAGCAATTTTCTTTTGTGCTTTAATAGTATTTATAGATAAACTTAGTTCGTTTGCTATTTCAGCATTAGAAAGTTCTTTAATACTCATTCTAATAATTTGTGCACATTTACCAGGTAATGTATTTATTGCGTTTTCTATTATAATAGAAGATTCTGAAACTACTACTTCTCTTAAAAAAAAAGTTTCTGTTTCTATGTGTTCTAATTCTTTTGTTGATAAATGAGAAGTATTTTTATAGCGTTTACTTTTAAGATAATCTAGAGATTTATTTCTAACAGAAGTATATAAATACGATTTAATATTGTTTTTATCTTTAAAGAGAATTTTATGCTCCCATATTTTTACAAAAATATCTTGTACAATATCTTTAGACACCTCTATATCCTCAATATATTTATTAGAAAATAAACATAATGAAGTATATAATTTGTCAAAAAGACTCTTATATTCTTTTAGTGTTAAGTAAGATGAGTTTTTTTTTTGCACTTATTAATAAATAATTTCTAATTAATTATCATTGATTTCTCTTATAAAAAAGAGAAAATCTGATTATATTTTAAGATAAAAGTTTTTTTCTTGTTTAGCATCATATTTTTGCTGATCGAATTGATATAAAAACGAACCTTTTGTAGAAGAAGACATGTCTTTTTCTTTTAATTTTACTAATATATCCATAGAATTTATTTTATTAATAAAATTTCTCTTATCCAATTTTTTATCTAAAATAGCTTCATACAATTTTTGTAATTGACGCATTGTAAATTTTTCGGGTAATAGTTCAAAACCTATAGGATTAATTGAGGTTCTTCTCCTTAATCGTCTTACAGCTTTCTTTAAGATAATGTTATGATCAAAAATTAAATCGGGTACTTTAGAAAGGCTAAACCACTTGGCATTATAATTTTGAATTAACTCTTTATTATGTTTTTCTATGTTTACAATTGCATAATATGATGTAGAAATGGTTCTATCTACAGGGTCTCTGTCAACCTCACTAAAAGAATAGAGTTGTTCCATATAAATATTATGCATACCTGTTAATTTAAATAAAACTCTTGAGGCAGCATCATCTAGCGTTTCTTCTTTTTTTAAAAAACCACCCATTAAAGACCATTTCCCTTTTTCAGGTTCAAAATCTCTTCGAATTAGAAGAACTTTTAAATCTTCATCATCAAAACCAAAGATGATACAGTCTACTGCTAAAAAAACTTTATATTCAGAATAATAACCTTTATGCATAGTTAAATTTTTAAGCTAAATTATATTTTTTTTTCGAAAAACACCAAAGATAATTGATGTATAAGTGTAAAAATAACATTTATATTCTTATTTCCTTGTAAATATAAAATTTTTGTGCTTATTTTACAAATGTAAAATTTACACTTACTAAATAATGTTGTATTATTTAGAACCACAAATTAGTATTCAATGAAAAGTTATGTAATAGGTTTAGACTATGGTTCAGATTCTGTAAGAGCTATTTTAATAGATGCCCTAAATGGAAATGAGATTGCATCTGAGGTATTTTGGTACCCAAGATGGAAAAAACAACAATACTGTAATTCTAGAATTAATCAGTTTAGACAACATCCACTAGATCATATAGAAGGTTTAGAACAAACAATTAAATCTGTAATTTATCAAGGTAAAATAAATCCAGAACTAATTGTAAGCATCTGTATAGATACAACAGGTTCTTCTCCTTTACCTGTAAATATAAATGGAATTCCTTTAGCTTTATTAGATGAATTTAAAGAAAATCCAAATGCTTTAATGGTACTTTGGAAAGATCATACAGCTGTTAAAGAGGCTAACGAAATAAATGATCTAGCTAAAACTTGGGGAGGTAAAGATTTTACAAAATTTGAAGGTGGTATTTATTCTTCTGAATGGTTTTGGGCTAAAATTTTACATATTATAAGAGAAGATAAAGATGTAAAAGATGCTGCTTACACATGGATGGAACATTGTGATTATATGACATATATGTTGGCAGACAATAAAGATTTAAATACTTTTAAAAGAAGTAGGTGTGCTGCAGGGCATAAAGCAATGTGGCATAAAAGCTGGAATGGTTTACCCGATGAACAATTTTTAAATCAATTAGATCCATATTTAGCAGGTTTAAAAGATAATCTTTACGAAGCAACTTATACTTCAGATGAAATTGCGGGTCATTTAAATGAAGAATGGGCTGATAAATTGGGCTTAACTACTAAAACAGTTATAGCAGTTGGTACTTTTGATGCACATTCTGGTGCAGTAGGTGCTAAAGTAGATCAACATACATTGGTAAGAGTTATGGGTACTTCTACTTGTGATGTTATGATTGCAAATGATGAATTAATAGGAGATAAATGCGTTCGTGGAATTTGCGGACAAGTAGATGGTTCTGTGATTCCTGGTTTTATAGGTTTAGAAGCAGGTCAATCTGCATTTGGAGATGTTTTGGCATGGTTTAAAAATTTATTATCATGGCCAATTGATAATTTAGTATTAACTTCAAAAATACTAACCAAAGAACAAAAAGAAAAACTTCAAGAAGAAATAGATGCTAATTTTATTAAAACATTAGCAGAACAAGCAGAAAAAATTCCTTTAGAAGAAGCGGTACCAATTGCGTTAGATTGGGTTAATGGTAGAAGAACACCAGACGCAAACCAAGAATTAAAAGCTGCTTTTACAAGTATTTCTTTAGGTACAAAAGCACCTCATATTTTTAAAGCATTGGTAAATGCAATTTGTTTTGGTTCTAAGATGATTGTAGATCGTTTTGAAAGCGAAGGTGTAGAAATAAAATCGGTTATTGGTATTGGTGGTGTTGCACGTAAATCTCCATTTATTATGCAAACTTTAGCCAATGTCTTAAATATGCCAATTAAAGTAGCAGAATCTGACCAAGCACCAGCTTTAGGAGCTGCAATTTATGCTGCAGTTGCTGCAGGCGTTTACAGTAATGTAATTGAAGCTAGTAAAGTAATGGGAAGTGATTATGAAGCAGAATATTTCCCAGAAGAAAATCACATAAAAACATACGCAAACTTAATGGAATCTTATAAAACATTAGGCGAATTTGTAGAAGAGACTATAAAAACTAAATAAAATGAGTTCTAAATATAAATCTCTAAAAGAAGAGTGTTACGAGGCCAATATGCAACTAAATGCATTAGATCTTGTGGTCTATACTTTTGGTAACGTTAGTGCTGTAGATAGAGAAAACGGAGTGTTTGCCATAAAACCAAGTGGTGTTGCTTACGAAAACCTTAGACCAGAAGATATTGTTATTTTAGATTATGATAATAATATAGTTGAAGGTAAAATGAGACCGTCATCTGACACAAAAACACATTCTTACTTATATAAAAACTGGGACGACATTGGCGGAATTGCGCATACACATGCTAAATTTTCTTGTGCTTGGGCACAAGCGCAACAAGATGTACCTATTTTTGGAACAACTCACGCAGATCATTTAACAGCAGATATTCCTTGTGCACCACCAATGAGTGATGAACTTATAAAAGGAAACTACGAGCACAATACCGGAATTCAAATTTTAGATTGTTTTAAAGATAAAAACCTATCTCATAATGAAGTAGAAATGATTTTAATAGGAAATCATGGGCCGTTTGCTTGGGGTAAAAATGCAGCAAAAGCTGTTTATAATAGTAAAGTATTAGAAGTGGTTGCTGAAATGGCATATTTAACACTTCAAATTAACCCTAATGCACAGAGGTTAAAAAATTCATTAATTAAAAAACATTACGAACGTAAGCATGGTAAAAATGCTTATTACGGACAATAACCAACTATAATATGATTGATATATCTAACAAAGAAATTTGGTTTGTAACAGGTAGCCAGCACCTTTATGGTGAAGAAACTTTAAATCAAGTAGCAAAAAATTCGCAAGAAATAGCAAAAGGTCTAGACGATTCTAAAAATATTCCTGTAAAAATTATCTTTAAACCAACTGTAAAAACCCCCTCAGAAATTACAGCAATTTGTGAAGCTGCAAATGCTTCTAAAGCTTGTATTGGTATAATTACTTGGATGCATACTTTTTCTCCTGCAAAAATGTGGATTGCTGGTTTAAATCTTTTAAATAAACCTTTGTGTCATTTACACACCCAGTTTAATGCAGAAATTCCTTGGAAAGATATTAATATGGACTTCATGAATTTAAATCAATCTGCTCATGGAGATAGAGAATTTGGTTACATCATGTCTCGTATGCGTATTAAACGTAAAGTTGTTGTTGGTCATTGGCAAGAAGAAAAAGTACAAAATAAAATAGGTATTTGGTCTAGAGTTGCTTTAGGTTGTGATGAAATGAAGAACTTAAAAGTTGCTCGTTTTGGAGACAATATGCGTGAAGTTGCAGTAACAGATGGAGATAAAGTAGAAGCGCAAATACGTTTTGGAATGTCTGTAAATGGTTATGATTCTTCAGATATTACTAAAAAAATAGAAGATGTAACCTCAGAGCAAGTAGATGATTTAGTAAAAGTTTACGAAAAAGAATATAACTTATCTGATAATTTAAAATTAGGTGGTAAAATGAGAGACTCTCTTATTGAATCTGCCAAAATAGAAATTGGATTACGTACATTTTTAGATGAAGGTGGTTTTAGAGCTTTTACAGATACTTTCGAAAACTTAGGAAGTTTAAAACAATTACCAGGTTTAGCGGTACAACGTTTAATGGCAGATGGTTATGGTTTTGGAGGAGAAGGAGATTGGAAAACAGCTGCTATGCTTAGAGTTATGAAGGTAATGGCTTATGGTTTAGAAGGTGGAACTTCTTTTATGGAAGATTATACGTATCACTTTACGCCTCAAAAATCTTATGTCTTAGGATCACATATGCTAGAAATTTGTCCTACTATTGCAGATGCAAAACCTTCTTGTGAAGTTCATCCTTTAGGAATTGGCGGAAAAGAAGACCCTGTACGTTTGGTATTTAATTCTCCTGAAGGTGATGCAATAAATGCATCTTTAGTAGATATGGGTAATCGTTTTAGGTTAATTGTTAATGAAGTAGAAGCTGTAAAACCAATGGAAGATTTACCAAATTTACCTGTAGCACGCGTACTTTGGGATGCAAAACCAAATTTAGATATTGCTGCAACTACTTGGATTCTGGCTGGTGGAGCACATCATACTGTATATTCTCAAGCAATTACAACAGAATATATGGAAGATTTTGCAGATATCTTTGGCATTGAATTACTTGTTATAGATAATGATACTAAAGTTAGAAGCTTTAAAAACACAATGAATGCAAACGAAGCTTATTACAATACGTTTCAACATGGATTATAATATTAACTAAAAACTTTTTAAAGATGAAAATTTTAAAACCTCTTTCTTATCTTTTTATATTTATTCTTGTTTTAGGGCTTTTTACAGATTGTAAAGGCAATAAAAAAGAAGCTATAAAAAAACAAGATGAAACTTTGGGTAAATTAGCAATTAACATTTCTGATTTTGGTAAAACAAAAGAAGGAAAACCAGTTGAAAAATTTACGCTAAAAAACACCAATGGTGTAGAAGTAGATATTATTACTTACGGAGGAAGAATTACATCTTTAAAAGTACCAAATAGTAAAGGTGTTTTAGAAAATGTAGTTTTAGGATTTGATAATATTGAAGATTATGAAAATGATAATCCTTTCTTTGGAGCTTTAATTGGCCGTTACGGAAACAGAATTGCAAAAGGTAAATTTAATTTAGAAGGAAAAGAATATACTTTAGCAAAAAACAATGACGAGAATCATTTACATGGTGGAGTTATTGGTTTTGATAGAGTTATTTGGACGGCTACACCAATAGAAGGAACTGAAGATTCGTCTTTAAAGTTAACCTACTTAAGTAAAGATGGTGAAGAAGGATATCCTGGAAACTTAAAGGTAACCGTTGTTTATACACTAACAAAAGACAATGCAATTGAAGTTTCTTACGAAGCGACTTCAGACAAAACAACCGTTGTTAATTTAACTCAACATGCTTATTTTAATTTATCCGCAGATTTTTCTAAAGAAATTTTAGATCATGAAATTGTTTTAAATGCAGACGCTTTTATACCTGTAGATGCGACTTTAATTCCTACAGGAGAAATTAGAAAAGTTACAGGAACACCTTTCGATTTTACATCAGCCAAAAAAATAGCTAAAGAAATAAATTCTAACAATAAACAATTAAAATTAGGTTTGGGTTACGATCATTGTTGGGTTTTAAATGGTGCAAAAGGAGATATGCGTTTTGCTGCTTCTGCTTATAATGAAGAAAGCGGACGTTTCATGGAAATTTTCACAGAAGAGCCAGGTATACAATTGTACACAGGTAACTTTTTAGACGGAACTTTACCAATGCTAAATGGCGGAACTTATGCTCATAGAACAGGGTTTTGTTTAGAAACACAACATTTTCCAGATTCCCCAAACCAAAAAGACTTTCCTTCTACAGTTTTAAAGCCAGGACAAGTATATACAACCAAAACAACTTTTAAATTTTCAACTAAATAACAATCAACTAACTAAAAATATTAATTATGGGAATATTATCATTTGTTGCATTTACTTTACTTGTAGCAGTTATAGCTTGGTGGTCTACACGAAAAACTAATGAAAAATCATCTGATGGTTATTTTTTAGGTGGAAGAAGTTTAACGGGCCCAGTGATTGCGGGATCTTTACTATTAACTAATTTATCTACGGAACAAATTGTTGGAATGAATGGAGTTTCTTTTAGGGATGGTTTACCAATTATGGCATACGAAGTTGTAGCAGCTATTGCAATGGTTTTTACAGCTTTTATTTTATTGCCAAAATATCTTAAAAGTGGTATTGCAACGATTCCTCAATTTTTAGAAAAAAGATATGGTAAAAGTACAAAAACAATAGTTTCTTTATTATTTTTATTAGGCTATGCAATTTCTATGTTGCCTACTGTACTATATTCTGGTGCATTAGCAATTAACACAATGTTTGATATTCCTCAGTCATTAGGAATGGAGCCAGAACCAGCTCTTTGGGTAACAGTTTGGGCTATTGGTATTATTGGTAGTATTTATGCCATTTTTGGAGGATTAAAAGCAGTAGCAGTTTCAGACTCTATTAATGCCGTAGGATTAATTATCGGAGGGTCTTTAATACCTATTTTTGGTTTGATGAAGATTGGTGATGGTAACATAATAACAGGATTACAAAAGCTTACAACAGCATTACCAGAAAAGTTCGATATTATAGGTGGACCTGATTCTGATGTACCTTTTTGGACCCTTTTTACAGGAATGATAATCGTTAATTTCTATTATTGGGGAACAAATCAAGCAATTATACAAAGAGCTCTTGGTGCTAAAAACTTAAAAGAAGGTCAAAAAGGACTTTTATTAGCTGCTTTTATAAAAATATTAGGTCCGTTTATTGTTGTTTTACCAGGTATTATTGCTTTTTATATTTTTAATGGAGATATTGCAAATGCAGATGAAGCTTATCCAATGGTTGTAAAAGCTGTTTTACCAGTTGCTTTTATTGGATTTTTTGCTGCTGTTCTTTTCGGAGCAATTTTAAGCTCTTTTAATAGTGCTTTAAATAGTTCTGTAACTTTATTTGGTTTAGATTTTTATAAAGAATATTTTAACCATAATGCTTCTGAAAAACAAATAGTAAGAGCCGGAAAAACATTTGGAATTGTTTTAGCACTATTTTCTATGGCAATTGCACCTTTATTATATGGTGTAGAAGGTGGGATTTTTACATATTTACAAGAACTAAATGGAACACACAGTGTACCAATTTTAGCTATAATACTTGTTGGTATATTTTCTAAGAAAGTTTCAGGAAAAGCGGCAAATATTGCTATTTTATTTAGTGTGGTTACATACTTAACTACGCTTTATGTAATTAAGCCAGATATTAGTTTTTTACATCTAATGGGAATACTTTTTGTGTTAACTGTTATTATAATGTTTGTGGTTAGTAAATTTGTTCCAAGAGAAACCGAATATGTTCAGGAGTATACAAAGCAAGTAGATATTACCTCTTGGAAATACTTAAAACCTGTTGGTTATACAATAGTTGCTATTGTTGTAGGGGTTTATATTTATCTATCTTAAAACAATAAGAAACCAAAAAGTTATCCTGATTTTTACAGATTAACTACTTATAATTTAAACCAGTGAATTTATTTTCACTGGTTTTTTTTGTTGGATAACATTTTAGGTAACAATTAAGTTGAATTCAATTATATTATTTAAATGAATATAAAATGTGCTTTAACTACACAAACTTTTTATTATGAATATTCTTTTTTTACAGCTTTAAAGCATACATTAAAATTGATGTAGGTAAACTTTGTAAACTTTATCTAGAAGTTAAAAGCTCTTTAAATTCCTTAATTTATTGAATT contains:
- a CDS encoding RNA polymerase sigma-70 factor, which translates into the protein MQKKNSSYLTLKEYKSLFDKLYTSLCLFSNKYIEDIEVSKDIVQDIFVKIWEHKILFKDKNNIKSYLYTSVRNKSLDYLKSKRYKNTSHLSTKELEHIETETFFLREVVVSESSIIIENAINTLPGKCAQIIRMSIKELSNAEIANELSLSINTIKAQKKIAYKRLKPILKEYYFLIAFIFIE
- a CDS encoding NUDIX hydrolase; amino-acid sequence: MHKGYYSEYKVFLAVDCIIFGFDDEDLKVLLIRRDFEPEKGKWSLMGGFLKKEETLDDAASRVLFKLTGMHNIYMEQLYSFSEVDRDPVDRTISTSYYAIVNIEKHNKELIQNYNAKWFSLSKVPDLIFDHNIILKKAVRRLRRRTSINPIGFELLPEKFTMRQLQKLYEAILDKKLDKRNFINKINSMDILVKLKEKDMSSSTKGSFLYQFDQQKYDAKQEKNFYLKI
- a CDS encoding ribulokinase — translated: MKSYVIGLDYGSDSVRAILIDALNGNEIASEVFWYPRWKKQQYCNSRINQFRQHPLDHIEGLEQTIKSVIYQGKINPELIVSICIDTTGSSPLPVNINGIPLALLDEFKENPNALMVLWKDHTAVKEANEINDLAKTWGGKDFTKFEGGIYSSEWFWAKILHIIREDKDVKDAAYTWMEHCDYMTYMLADNKDLNTFKRSRCAAGHKAMWHKSWNGLPDEQFLNQLDPYLAGLKDNLYEATYTSDEIAGHLNEEWADKLGLTTKTVIAVGTFDAHSGAVGAKVDQHTLVRVMGTSTCDVMIANDELIGDKCVRGICGQVDGSVIPGFIGLEAGQSAFGDVLAWFKNLLSWPIDNLVLTSKILTKEQKEKLQEEIDANFIKTLAEQAEKIPLEEAVPIALDWVNGRRTPDANQELKAAFTSISLGTKAPHIFKALVNAICFGSKMIVDRFESEGVEIKSVIGIGGVARKSPFIMQTLANVLNMPIKVAESDQAPALGAAIYAAVAAGVYSNVIEASKVMGSDYEAEYFPEENHIKTYANLMESYKTLGEFVEETIKTK
- a CDS encoding L-ribulose-5-phosphate 4-epimerase, with protein sequence MSSKYKSLKEECYEANMQLNALDLVVYTFGNVSAVDRENGVFAIKPSGVAYENLRPEDIVILDYDNNIVEGKMRPSSDTKTHSYLYKNWDDIGGIAHTHAKFSCAWAQAQQDVPIFGTTHADHLTADIPCAPPMSDELIKGNYEHNTGIQILDCFKDKNLSHNEVEMILIGNHGPFAWGKNAAKAVYNSKVLEVVAEMAYLTLQINPNAQRLKNSLIKKHYERKHGKNAYYGQ
- the araA gene encoding L-arabinose isomerase; the encoded protein is MIDISNKEIWFVTGSQHLYGEETLNQVAKNSQEIAKGLDDSKNIPVKIIFKPTVKTPSEITAICEAANASKACIGIITWMHTFSPAKMWIAGLNLLNKPLCHLHTQFNAEIPWKDINMDFMNLNQSAHGDREFGYIMSRMRIKRKVVVGHWQEEKVQNKIGIWSRVALGCDEMKNLKVARFGDNMREVAVTDGDKVEAQIRFGMSVNGYDSSDITKKIEDVTSEQVDDLVKVYEKEYNLSDNLKLGGKMRDSLIESAKIEIGLRTFLDEGGFRAFTDTFENLGSLKQLPGLAVQRLMADGYGFGGEGDWKTAAMLRVMKVMAYGLEGGTSFMEDYTYHFTPQKSYVLGSHMLEICPTIADAKPSCEVHPLGIGGKEDPVRLVFNSPEGDAINASLVDMGNRFRLIVNEVEAVKPMEDLPNLPVARVLWDAKPNLDIAATTWILAGGAHHTVYSQAITTEYMEDFADIFGIELLVIDNDTKVRSFKNTMNANEAYYNTFQHGL
- a CDS encoding aldose epimerase family protein → MKILKPLSYLFIFILVLGLFTDCKGNKKEAIKKQDETLGKLAINISDFGKTKEGKPVEKFTLKNTNGVEVDIITYGGRITSLKVPNSKGVLENVVLGFDNIEDYENDNPFFGALIGRYGNRIAKGKFNLEGKEYTLAKNNDENHLHGGVIGFDRVIWTATPIEGTEDSSLKLTYLSKDGEEGYPGNLKVTVVYTLTKDNAIEVSYEATSDKTTVVNLTQHAYFNLSADFSKEILDHEIVLNADAFIPVDATLIPTGEIRKVTGTPFDFTSAKKIAKEINSNNKQLKLGLGYDHCWVLNGAKGDMRFAASAYNEESGRFMEIFTEEPGIQLYTGNFLDGTLPMLNGGTYAHRTGFCLETQHFPDSPNQKDFPSTVLKPGQVYTTKTTFKFSTK
- a CDS encoding solute:sodium symporter family transporter, coding for MGILSFVAFTLLVAVIAWWSTRKTNEKSSDGYFLGGRSLTGPVIAGSLLLTNLSTEQIVGMNGVSFRDGLPIMAYEVVAAIAMVFTAFILLPKYLKSGIATIPQFLEKRYGKSTKTIVSLLFLLGYAISMLPTVLYSGALAINTMFDIPQSLGMEPEPALWVTVWAIGIIGSIYAIFGGLKAVAVSDSINAVGLIIGGSLIPIFGLMKIGDGNIITGLQKLTTALPEKFDIIGGPDSDVPFWTLFTGMIIVNFYYWGTNQAIIQRALGAKNLKEGQKGLLLAAFIKILGPFIVVLPGIIAFYIFNGDIANADEAYPMVVKAVLPVAFIGFFAAVLFGAILSSFNSALNSSVTLFGLDFYKEYFNHNASEKQIVRAGKTFGIVLALFSMAIAPLLYGVEGGIFTYLQELNGTHSVPILAIILVGIFSKKVSGKAANIAILFSVVTYLTTLYVIKPDISFLHLMGILFVLTVIIMFVVSKFVPRETEYVQEYTKQVDITSWKYLKPVGYTIVAIVVGVYIYLS